In one window of Streptomyces griseus subsp. griseus DNA:
- a CDS encoding M4 family metallopeptidase: MHPRTNGDGPHPVFCTIVPPHVLDKLSHSGDARLADPARRTLEADGLRRNRRRLTALAAAPATPTAGAVPTKPHRTLYDCENGTSLPGTKVRDEGDKPTSDASVNRAYAGLGATFELLLSAYGRSSIDGKGLPLIGSVHYGHEYNNAFFDGEQMVFGDGDGEIFLDFTYAIDVIAHELAHGLTQYTANLRYEGQSGALNESVSDVFGALVKQFSLGQSAEQADWLIGAGLLAPRVSGDALRSMKAPGTAYDDDVLGKDPQPGSMEDYVETEEDNGGVHINSGIPNRAFYLLATALGGNAWERAGQIWFDVLTGGELTATADFAEFARLTVAAAGDRFGERGEKEAVLKAWSEVGVETE, translated from the coding sequence ATGCACCCTCGAACCAACGGTGACGGGCCCCACCCCGTCTTCTGCACCATCGTGCCGCCCCACGTCCTCGACAAGCTGTCGCACTCCGGCGACGCCCGGCTCGCCGATCCGGCCCGCCGCACCCTGGAGGCCGACGGCCTCCGCCGCAACCGCCGTCGGCTGACGGCCCTGGCCGCCGCGCCCGCCACCCCCACGGCGGGCGCGGTCCCCACCAAGCCCCACCGCACCCTGTACGACTGCGAGAACGGCACATCGCTGCCGGGCACCAAGGTCCGCGACGAGGGCGACAAGCCCACCTCGGACGCCAGCGTCAACCGCGCGTACGCCGGACTCGGCGCCACCTTCGAACTGCTGCTCTCCGCCTACGGACGCAGTTCGATCGACGGCAAGGGCCTGCCGCTCATCGGCTCCGTCCACTACGGCCACGAGTACAACAACGCGTTCTTCGACGGCGAGCAGATGGTCTTCGGCGACGGTGACGGGGAGATCTTCCTCGACTTCACCTACGCCATCGACGTCATCGCCCACGAACTGGCCCACGGCCTCACCCAGTACACCGCCAACCTGCGCTACGAAGGCCAGTCGGGCGCGCTCAACGAGTCCGTCTCCGACGTCTTCGGCGCTCTGGTCAAGCAGTTCTCGCTCGGCCAGAGCGCCGAGCAGGCCGACTGGCTGATCGGCGCCGGACTGCTGGCCCCGCGCGTCAGCGGGGACGCCCTGCGGTCGATGAAGGCCCCGGGCACGGCGTACGACGACGATGTGCTCGGCAAGGACCCGCAGCCCGGCTCGATGGAGGACTACGTCGAGACGGAGGAGGACAACGGCGGGGTCCACATCAACTCCGGCATCCCCAACCGCGCCTTCTACCTGCTGGCCACCGCGCTCGGCGGCAACGCCTGGGAGCGGGCCGGGCAGATCTGGTTCGACGTGCTGACCGGCGGCGAGCTGACGGCCACCGCGGACTTCGCGGAGTTCGCCCGGCTGACGGTCGCGGCGGCCGGCGACCGCTTCGGGGAGCGCGGGGAGAAGGAGGCGGTCCTGAAGGCCTGGTCCGAAGTGGGGGTGGAGACGGAGTAG
- a CDS encoding protealysin inhibitor emfourin has protein sequence MRIQVTRTGGFAGISRHHEVDTEGRQDAVEWESLADEVLATAPDAPPSGVPDGFRYRITAGDRTVYCADPDLTGAQRTLVSRVLKEGA, from the coding sequence ATGCGCATTCAGGTCACCCGCACCGGCGGCTTCGCCGGCATCTCCCGCCACCACGAGGTCGACACCGAGGGCCGTCAGGACGCGGTGGAGTGGGAGTCGCTCGCCGATGAGGTCCTCGCCACCGCCCCGGACGCGCCGCCGTCCGGGGTGCCGGACGGGTTCCGCTACCGGATCACGGCCGGGGACCGCACCGTGTACTGCGCTGACCCCGATCTGACCGGGGCCCAGCGCACGCTGGTCTCACGCGTCCTCAAGGAAGGCGCGTGA
- the era gene encoding GTPase Era, whose amino-acid sequence MVAMSARPNQESAAPQAETTSPHRAGFACFVGRPNAGKSTLTNALVGQKVAITSNRPQTTRHTVRGIVHRDDAQLILVDTPGLHKPRTLLGERLNDVVRTTWAEVDVIGFCLPADQKLGPGDKYIVKELAGIRKTPKIAIITKTDLVESKALAEQLLAVSALADELGFEWAEIIPVSAVKDQQVGLLADLIAPLLPESPPLYPEGDLTDEPEMVMVAELIREAALEGVRDELPHSIAVVVEEMLPRTDRPADKPLLDIHANVYIERPSQKGIIIGPKGKRLKEVGTKSRKHIEALLGTPVFLDLHVKVAKDWQRDPKQLRKLGF is encoded by the coding sequence ATGGTCGCCATGAGCGCTCGCCCGAACCAAGAATCCGCTGCCCCGCAAGCGGAGACCACCTCCCCCCACCGGGCCGGCTTCGCCTGCTTCGTGGGCCGCCCCAACGCGGGCAAGTCCACCCTCACGAACGCTCTGGTCGGCCAGAAGGTGGCGATCACCTCCAACCGCCCCCAGACCACCCGGCACACCGTGCGGGGCATCGTGCACCGTGACGACGCGCAGCTGATCCTGGTCGACACCCCCGGCCTCCACAAGCCGCGCACGCTCCTCGGCGAGCGGCTGAACGACGTGGTGCGCACCACCTGGGCCGAGGTCGACGTCATCGGCTTCTGCCTGCCCGCCGACCAGAAGCTGGGGCCGGGCGACAAGTACATCGTGAAGGAGCTCGCGGGGATCAGGAAGACCCCCAAGATCGCCATCATCACCAAGACCGACCTGGTCGAGTCCAAGGCGCTGGCCGAACAGCTCCTCGCCGTCTCCGCCCTCGCGGACGAGCTGGGCTTCGAGTGGGCCGAGATCATCCCGGTCTCGGCGGTCAAGGACCAGCAAGTGGGCCTGCTCGCCGACCTGATCGCCCCGCTGCTCCCGGAGAGCCCGCCGCTCTACCCGGAGGGTGACCTCACCGACGAGCCGGAGATGGTCATGGTCGCGGAGCTGATCCGCGAGGCCGCGCTGGAGGGCGTACGCGACGAGCTGCCGCACTCCATCGCCGTCGTCGTCGAGGAGATGCTGCCGCGCACGGACCGCCCGGCGGACAAGCCGCTGCTGGACATCCACGCCAACGTCTACATCGAACGCCCCAGCCAGAAGGGCATCATCATCGGCCCGAAGGGCAAGCGGCTGAAGGAAGTCGGCACGAAGTCGCGCAAGCACATCGAGGCGCTCCTCGGCACGCCCGTCTTCCTCGACCTGCATGTGAAGGTCGCCAAGGACTGGCAGCGCGACCCGAAGCAGCTGCGGAAGCTGGGCTTCTAG